The segment CCAAATTCGCGAGCCATCCTGCTCGATGTCAGTGGGATCGTCACACGAAACGTGACGATCCCACTGACGTGTGGTGGCACACAGAAACGGGTGATCCGTGATATGTTCACGGATCACCTCATATTTCTCTTGATCAGGGATCAATCTCCATTTAAAGCAATTAGCACATTGGACGGTGAAAGCACCGACTTCCGGCACTACTCTTTTGGgatctaaatgttttttaggAAAAGATCGGGGCTTGTTTTGGATGGATGTGATTGCATTTGAATGATTTGAAGAAGGGTCGTAGAGAACCATTTGTTTTTGGGAGTCGGGGTATGGTGGAGGGGCGTTTTCGTCATCTTCGGTGGAATATTCGGAGGAAGAAGAAGCGTTTGGGATGTGATCCGTCCCTTTGTTGTCGCTGTTGGATGGGATGGTTGGCACCTCGAGGGCGTTTTGGTCATTTTCTATTGTCTTTTGGCGGTTGTGATTGGTGCATGGCGTAATCTCATGCACTTTTCCGCCCATTTTTATGGTAAATTTTGTGGGTCGGGATTGCATTGGTGCAAATCGGAGAGTTCCCtaatgtaaaaagaaaagaaaatgaggaaacaaaaaaaaagattaatGAAAGTAAGATGATATTGATATAATTTGATAGATTTTTCGTAGTACAATGtggtaataggaagaaatgaaagtggAATGCTTATaacaaagaaataaaagaaaGTATGTCGCTTTTTCTTGCATTTAATCCTTTCTTATAGGGCAACGTGTAAGTTGTAACCGAAGAGTTTGTGACTTTATGCAAACTTCAAATAATGAAAACTCGACTCATTTTAGTATATAATTTATAATCTATGATCAAATTATCGGTAGTTAATGTTTTGATTGCATATTACTCCTTCAGTCTCACACTAAGTGGCCTCTTTCCCTTTATGCGTAGCCTAAAAAACCGTATTTTTATCGTTAATTTTGATATATCCTATTTTGGTAATATCCCACATGTCCACTTACAAAAACgaagaaaatgaaaaaagaaaaaagataagATGCTTTTCGTTAAGTTATAATAATTGAAGATGCAACCCTAGTCATAGTGTTAGTCTtagggctaaatgcaagaaatagtaaCATCATCTTACTTacatttctttctttttttttacaactcccatatttttcttattaagacatgATACTTTGTAAAATCTACCAAATTATAGTGTTTATATTGTAGAGtcttatattaaataaaaaaatttcttcGATAAAATCACAATCTTTACAAAATACAAGCAATCTTTTTAACTTAAAGGAGACAAAACTTAATCCACGGCCTAAAAATGCGTGATTGAAATGCATGCATGGAAGTTTTAGTACACCTTGAAAATAAATAACTCTTACCTCTTTAAactcaaattttctaaaaagttaACTTTGATTGGTAAATGTTACTACTCGAGCTCCATGATTTCTTACTCCAAATTCTGCAACAAATTAATAATTAGTAtctaaaatacaaatttaaattataaTGAATAGAAGTGTATGCATTTACCTCTTTTATGTAGTTGcgaaacacataaaacacatcaCATGCTCGAGTTGGAAATTACTGAAAAGAATAATAATTCAACAGGTTAAAATCATACATATAAGTTTAGATTAGCCCAAAACTCTATCTACAAATACATACGCATTGATTATAATATATTCTGATTAAAATGATTAAATTTACACAAACCGTTTGAACTCTGATTATAGTTAAATAACTTTTGTGCTTCTGTACTTTATTACATGATTAGAAAATACAAAGTAACCACAAACATGTTTGTTATATGAATTAGAAACtcgtataaaataaaattaacttcACTATGAACACAATAGATTACAATGTGGTTgctaaaatatgtaaaaaaaaattatctttttGCATATGCTTGCGAAAAAGATATAATACATGTATTAACTAATTGATATCAAGCTCATAATCgaaaattttagaaagaaaaTCTTGAAAAGTATATAAATTTAGCTTTTGGATAGAAAGCTCGTGTGTATAGATTCATGTAAGATCTATACCAAAGAtaggaaaaaaaaatcaatcaatcaatcgaTTATAAATCAGACAACTTTTTAGGCGATTAAGCCAAGAAACAGGTTTATGCATCTCTATACACCTGAATCTGTTCTTATAACACATAAATTCCAAATTTATAATGAACCCAGAAGCAGTCATTCAAAACAAATTCATGGAGGAATGAAGCTCGTACATAAAGACTCGTGTTGGATCACGATCAATGTGTCAAAAACATCAAATCGCAATTAGAAACACAATCAAACACACAAAAAAGAGATTAAAAACGAAGCGATTAACATTCTTTTCAGATACCCATGTGAAGATGGTGCAATTGAACAAATGTTTGCTTTATTCCTCTTACAACAAAACAGATTTGAGAGTTGAGAGTTCCgtgataaaattgatgagagcgAACACAAAAGGGAAAGGAAAATCGAAAGAAATCCCAAACAGGATGCTCATACACGACAAATTATGCTAGATCGGTATCAAAGTGTCGAGAACACTACAATTCACTTGCAGAAATCAGTAAACCCTACAAATTACTAAACGAAGATAGAACGACTCGATCAAAAGTTGTAATTGGGCAGCTTAAAACCCCAAAATTGGATGAAAATAATGAATTTTAATAAGCAAAGATATGAAATTGTCAACTAGATTTGAGAAAAACAAAGGATTTCAGCAATTGAAGTACAGGATTAGATGAAGATGCTTGCTTTTTTCAGATAGATTACTTACTAAAGAGTAAAACAGGAGATCTGAACTGAAGATTGAAATTGGGCCGATTATCACAAGACAAATGATTTACgtagttttgatgtgattttatGACTTGAGGTTGGGATTGGAAGGAAGGGTAAGAACAGATATCTGATCTATAAATGCACTTCAACAAACATTTCAACAAATTTACAGATTACATGAATTGGGTTCAGGAAATCTACATGGATATGAAGAAATAGACACAACTTGACAAAAGTATCATTAATTACCGAAAGATTTTAAACTAATttttacattaaaaaaataaaaattaaaataaaaaaattaaaataaaattaaatatctttctattttttctttttatttatatttctaCCAATTAtcatattttaataaaattaattatattttaggAAATTTATATGATTTCAAAAAGATAAGAAgataattagaaaaaaaataaaaaaaaaaatatttaatttgtaaaaaactaaataaatctTAACCTGGTTCTATGAAATCGTTTTAAGAAATAAAAATCTTCAAAAGAATctttaaattttagttttatttaataaaagattatgattttatttttttaagatgAAATATAAAAATCTTTACTTATTGATATTTTAGCTGGTAAAAAAGATTTTTCCTATTATAGAAGCTTTTCAATATTTTCAAtactttttcaaaaataaaatggaTTGCATTGGCTTTTACGAAAATAAACAACTTTTCAGTAATATTTTCGAAAacaaaaatacattgttattttaatcttttcaaaaatactttgtttttaaaatataatgaatataatttttttttcctttacaataaaatattattttataaagaacttttttttaaaaaaaacacacaaaaattatataaaacaatTGGTCTATATGATTCTCGCTAAAATCAACACAAAAACGTTTTTTTTATACACACTATGCATAACTCAATATGCATATCCATATACTTATATTCCAAAATCTAAATTATATAAAGATTGAATCATATACTTAAACACAAAATTTAATCACAAATTTTAATGGTCATACAAGACGAGATGTACTATACTAGTAATTGTTGCACCATCAAGGTTTTTTGAATAGTAttagattttaataaaaaaaacaaaataatcaaTAGGAATCTTgcaaacatatattgtaattaacTAGAGAAGACCTACACAACAAAAACGAAAAATCAAAATAACAACCTCAGCCCCCATTATCAAACCATAAGAACAAtatgaaaacttgaaaaaaaatattacatTAAGAATACAATAATATTGTTGAATTAATagaataacattaaaataaaattgaaatgATAACTATATCATAtaaaattacaataaaaaaaacaataaaaatgatATTATCTCTGATTCGGATTATCTTgattataaagaaaaaaaaatcaataatattttttttcttaggCAGTGAAAATCAAATAATTACAATAGAATAATGAAATAAgcttaaacaaaaaataaaataattataataatattacaataagataataaaatataaatataaaaatttagCCTTAGAAATAGATGTAAATTTTGATCATGGTTTTTATTAATTCTTTGTCTTTTTGtttgcaaaaataaaaaaaaataaagaaataaaaccaCTAAAATCAATTGACCTGTTATTACAGTCAAAATCTTAATTCTGCAATTTTTTCAACAAGGTATGATATTTACTATTAAAAAGGTAAAATCATGGTTTTTTCGTAAATAAGATCATATAATTTTCTTTTGAGAAAtagttaaaaaagaaaaaaaaaaaaaaaaaaaaaaactatatagcCATCGAGATCATAGGTGGGAGATTTCATGATTTAGGTTGTGATTTCCtctaaaaatagaaaaaaaaattactttttgcTTGACATGAAAAAGCTATCTACGATTTTCTCTACCTCAtctaatttaggattttttttccTCAAGTGAGATTGTATACGTGTCAAATACGTAatgttaaatattaaatattagttatgagatttatgtattatatgagttaaattaaaaaaatatataaatgtcaaaatatttgagaattttgaatttataagaaaataagaaaaataaatgatttattataatagaaatattttttatcttttaaatttaaacaaagaaaaaaactaatgaattttaattttggaaattttgtaattaaaaggtAAGTTAATTAGTAAAATTAATatccatttattattacatttattgtaattattatattaaaatattatgtggaattaataaaatagaaaaactcataaaatgacatgtggaaaaaaaatttaattcaaaataaccacaatgacatttggcaaattgaatgagagtgtgagaTTATAAGagtttaatatataatcatattcaTTAAATACTTTTACATAATCTTATTCGTTACATAATCGTATTGATTAGTTTCTTGTACATATCACTTTGTATTTAATACATAATCTTATTCAATACTAAAAGTTTGTAGCATAGCGGTAGAAGGTGTAATGGAATGGCGTCTCTTCCTTAAGTGGTTAAAAGTTCAAGTATCGTGGTCAGGGCTGGACGCAAGAATATATAGTAGGTGTTTCTGAGATGAAATAGGTGTTGCCGATACATGAAAAATAGATAAAAAAGAATTTCCACTACGGACAAGAAAGGCAGGTGTTGTCGGTGCAACACTGGGAACACCCTAAAATCGCCCCTAATCATGGTGGACAAAAAATGTAGAATCATGAATAGGTTTCATGGGTGTTTTGTGTTTGTCGTTCTAAAAAATATGTGTACAATCTCACTTAAGAGAATTGATGATTAGGAATCCCAAATTAGATTGAAAGGAAATCCCATATGGGGTCAAAGGAAAATTGCATATGGCTAGATGTTATGAAGTCCAAAACGAAATGATGTGTGCGGAATTAGAATCAAAATCATGAATCAATCACATAAATTGCAAGTAATCTGGTCAACCTAACtgtatattatttattaaaaatgaaacatacaaagagacTTTGGTTTTGCTCAACCTAACtgatgttgatatatatatatatatatatatatatatatatatatatatatatatatatatatatatatatatatatatatatatatatatatatatatatagggaaatgatcaaatgagaacacctaaaaggttg is part of the Lactuca sativa cultivar Salinas chromosome 7, Lsat_Salinas_v11, whole genome shotgun sequence genome and harbors:
- the LOC111887662 gene encoding methyl-CpG-binding domain-containing protein 2 isoform X1, with the protein product MQSRPTKFTIKMGGKVHEITPCTNHNRQKTIENDQNALEVPTIPSNSDNKGTDHIPNASSSSEYSTEDDENAPPPYPDSQKQMVLYDPSSNHSNAITSIQNKPRSFPKKHLDPKRVVPEVGAFTVQCANCFKWRLIPDQEKYEVIREHITDHPFLCATTRQWDRHVSCDDPTDIEQDGSRIWAIDKPNIAKPPPGWKRLLRLRSEGSSKFADVYYASPTGTKLRSTPEVEKYLASHPEHAQGVAINRFSFQIPKPLRDDYVKKRPSQNPERVQPIAWAGPVDNLNLQIAEPLAWAGPAENRNGMPEAKKRKYDFDCL
- the LOC111887662 gene encoding methyl-CpG-binding domain-containing protein 2 isoform X2, producing the protein MQSRPTKFTIKMGGKVHEITPCTNHNRQKTIENDQNALEVPTIPSNSDNKGTDHIPNASSSSEYSTEDDENAPPPYPDSQKQMVLYDPSSNHSNAITSIQNKPRSFPKKHLDPKRVVPEVGAFTVQCANCFKWRLIPDQEKYEVIREHITDHPFLCATTRQWDRHVSCDDPTDIEQDGSRIWAIDKPNIAKPPPGWKRLLRLRSEGSSKFADVYYASPTGTKLRSTPEVEKYLASHPEHAQGVAINRFSFQIPKPLRDDYVKKRPSQNPERVQPIAWAGPVDNLNLQIEPLAWAGPAENRNGMPEAKKRKYDFDCL